Proteins from a single region of Hymenobacter aquaticus:
- a CDS encoding 1-acyl-sn-glycerol-3-phosphate acyltransferase, with protein MMIAAPHTSNWDFMFARAAFYLMDVDVRFTVKKSWVDIPVLGKLMLALGALPVDRQKNNSLVDGMVQLFNEREELVILITPEGTRAYQPRWKKGFYFAAMGANVPILLGYLDYKNKEAGVGPAFWPTGDYEKDLEEIKAFYRTKTGRFPEKGVR; from the coding sequence ATGATGATTGCCGCCCCGCACACCAGCAACTGGGACTTCATGTTTGCCCGGGCCGCGTTTTATTTGATGGACGTGGACGTGCGCTTCACGGTAAAAAAATCGTGGGTGGATATTCCGGTGCTGGGCAAGCTGATGCTGGCCCTGGGCGCGCTGCCCGTGGATCGGCAAAAAAATAACAGCCTCGTCGACGGCATGGTGCAGCTCTTCAACGAGCGGGAGGAGCTGGTCATTCTCATTACCCCCGAAGGCACCCGCGCCTACCAGCCCCGCTGGAAAAAAGGCTTCTACTTCGCCGCTATGGGTGCCAACGTGCCGATTCTGCTCGGCTACCTCGACTACAAAAACAAGGAAGCCGGCGTGGGCCCCGCCTTCTGGCCCACCGGCGACTACGAAAAAGACCTGGAGGAAATCAAGGCGTTTTACCGCACCAAGACGGGCCGGTTTCCGGAAAAAGGCGTGCGGTAA
- a CDS encoding DUF4159 domain-containing protein produces MLKNLLLSFLLLLSLAAAAPVAPSFRIAKLHYGGGGDWYANKTSLPNLIRFCNQTLRTNIAPDEATVELDSPELFTYPFVHMTGHGNVSFTEAEAKNLRRYLIGGGFLHIDDNYGLDKFIRPEMKKVFPELEFVELPYSHPIYHQKFQFPKGLPKVHEHDGKRPQGFGLLYKGRLVCFYSYECDLGNGWEDVGTYDDPPATHDAALRMGANLVSYALTQD; encoded by the coding sequence ATGCTGAAAAACCTGCTGCTTTCCTTTCTGCTGCTCTTGTCCCTGGCTGCGGCCGCGCCGGTAGCACCCAGCTTCCGCATTGCCAAGCTGCACTACGGCGGGGGCGGCGACTGGTACGCCAACAAAACCAGCCTGCCCAACCTGATCCGCTTCTGCAACCAGACGCTGCGCACCAACATTGCCCCCGACGAGGCCACCGTGGAGCTGGATTCGCCGGAGCTGTTCACCTACCCCTTCGTGCACATGACCGGCCACGGCAACGTGTCGTTTACGGAGGCAGAGGCCAAAAACCTGCGCCGCTACCTGATTGGCGGAGGATTCCTGCACATCGACGACAACTACGGCCTCGACAAGTTCATCCGGCCCGAAATGAAGAAGGTATTTCCCGAGCTGGAGTTCGTGGAGCTGCCCTACTCCCACCCGATTTACCACCAGAAGTTTCAGTTTCCCAAGGGTTTGCCCAAAGTGCACGAGCACGACGGCAAGCGTCCCCAAGGCTTCGGCCTGCTCTACAAAGGCCGCTTAGTCTGCTTCTACAGCTACGAGTGCGACCTGGGCAACGGCTGGGAAGACGTGGGCACCTACGACGACCCGCCCGCCACCCACGACGCGGCCCTGCGCATGGGCGCTAATCTGGTGTCGTACGCACTGACCCAGGATTAA
- a CDS encoding YdcF family protein yields the protein MHTSVVVADGLTDSGQRADVAVVLGNTVNPDGSLSERLRQRLDCGLHLYRAGRVPRLLVSGGLGKEGFYEGSKMRDYLRQQGVPGNRIIVDNKGNTTELTVRNTLSLQDSLGFRSLITVSQYYHLTRTKMLFRKAGFTHISSASPRYVEWRDVYSLGREFVGYYQQQLF from the coding sequence GTGCACACGAGCGTTGTGGTAGCCGACGGCCTGACCGACTCCGGACAGCGGGCCGACGTGGCTGTGGTACTGGGCAACACGGTCAACCCCGACGGCTCGTTGTCGGAGCGGCTGCGGCAGCGGCTGGACTGTGGCCTGCATCTTTACCGGGCGGGGCGGGTGCCGCGGCTGCTGGTCAGCGGCGGTCTGGGCAAGGAAGGCTTTTACGAAGGCAGCAAGATGCGGGACTATCTGCGGCAGCAGGGCGTGCCGGGAAACCGGATTATCGTGGACAATAAAGGCAATACTACGGAGCTGACCGTACGCAATACCCTAAGCCTGCAGGACAGTCTGGGCTTTCGGAGCCTGATTACCGTGTCGCAGTACTACCACCTGACCCGCACCAAAATGCTGTTTCGCAAGGCGGGTTTCACTCACATCAGCAGTGCGAGCCCCCGGTACGTAGAGTGGCGGGATGTTTACTCCCTGGGTCGAGAGTTCGTGGGCTATTATCAGCAGCAGCTGTTTTAA